A stretch of Lysinibacillus agricola DNA encodes these proteins:
- a CDS encoding DUF4956 domain-containing protein gives MDTIKFNDIFKSNFLEKTTSFSLIDSMIGLVVAFFVGLFIYAVYKKTFNGVIYSHSFNISLLIMTMATALVIMGISSNVLLSLGMVGALSIVRFRTPIKDPMDLVYIFWAIVSGILCGAGFIPLVIIGAVLIGLVLLVLVNKITVENPYLLIVKFEEDFACEEVERIIAAQSKKFALKSKSIMSDVEIETTYEIRVKQNDAKLMDNLTKVPGVKSAVMLSYDGNFTA, from the coding sequence ATGGATACTATAAAATTTAACGATATCTTTAAATCCAACTTTTTAGAGAAAACAACATCATTTTCATTAATAGATTCAATGATAGGGTTAGTTGTAGCTTTCTTTGTCGGGCTTTTTATTTACGCTGTCTACAAGAAAACCTTTAACGGAGTGATTTACTCTCATTCCTTCAATATTTCGCTGCTCATTATGACAATGGCAACGGCTCTAGTGATTATGGGAATAAGTTCGAATGTCCTGTTATCACTAGGTATGGTTGGTGCGCTATCAATCGTGCGTTTCCGTACACCTATTAAAGACCCGATGGATTTAGTATATATTTTCTGGGCAATAGTTTCTGGGATACTTTGTGGTGCAGGATTTATTCCACTCGTTATTATTGGTGCAGTCTTAATTGGTCTTGTGTTACTTGTATTAGTGAACAAAATTACTGTGGAAAATCCATACCTTTTAATTGTGAAATTTGAAGAAGATTTTGCTTGTGAGGAAGTAGAGCGTATTATTGCTGCACAATCTAAAAAATTCGCTTTAAAATCTAAATCTATTATGTCGGATGTCGAGATCGAAACAACCTATGAAATTCGTGTTAAACAAAATGATGCAAAACTGATGGACAATCTTACAAAAGTACCTGGAGTAAAATCAGCAGTAATGCTAAGTTACGATGGTAATTTCACTGCTTAG
- a CDS encoding polyphosphate polymerase domain-containing protein, whose product MPTLTSFNPNGRKEIKQAISYPDYALLKTKIQHVMQLDKHAGTNGKYLIRSTYFDNLANKVLNEKKEGFINRDKYRVRIYGKSTEIINLERKSKRNNLTFKTKCAITQKEYEKMHSGDIAWMEEDKRALIQDLHKEMKYNQLKPITVVDYEREAYIYPFGNVRVTFDSKVQSSLRNTNMFNPRLPMVDVLEPNLVILEVKYDEYLPDIIKYLLQSVDTRAEAFSKYQLSRMYG is encoded by the coding sequence ATGCCTACTCTTACTTCGTTTAATCCTAACGGTCGAAAGGAGATTAAACAGGCTATCTCCTATCCGGACTATGCCTTACTAAAAACTAAGATTCAGCATGTGATGCAGCTAGACAAGCATGCTGGAACGAATGGCAAGTATTTAATTCGCAGCACATACTTCGATAATTTGGCGAACAAGGTTCTTAATGAGAAAAAAGAGGGTTTTATCAATCGAGATAAATACCGAGTACGAATTTATGGAAAATCCACTGAAATTATTAATTTAGAGCGGAAAAGCAAACGTAATAATTTAACCTTTAAAACGAAGTGTGCCATAACTCAAAAGGAATATGAAAAAATGCATAGTGGAGATATCGCTTGGATGGAGGAAGACAAACGAGCGTTAATTCAAGATTTACACAAGGAAATGAAGTATAACCAATTGAAGCCAATAACGGTTGTCGATTACGAGCGTGAGGCCTACATCTATCCCTTTGGAAATGTGCGTGTCACTTTCGATAGTAAAGTACAGTCAAGCCTCCGTAATACAAATATGTTTAATCCGAGACTGCCGATGGTCGATGTACTTGAGCCAAACCTAGTTATTTTAGAAGTGAAATATGATGAGTACTTGCCGGATATTATTAAGTACTTACTACAATCAGTGGATACACGTGCTGAGGCTTTTTCAAAATATCAGCTTAGTCGCATGTACGGCTAA
- a CDS encoding peptidylprolyl isomerase has product MTANKRFFRMMTLPAALLMLLAGCGESSDYVAKVDGEKILQTELDDALREQYGTEVLDTLITNKIVELEAKKEEVSVSEDAIQAEYDELADSYGGEESLQAALEANGLTEQSVKDNIRMYQLTKNVIAASIDISDEEVAQYFEDNKDSYGQKEEVVASHILLEDEATAKDVLAKINAGEDFSELAKTYSIDSTTNEDGGEIGYISRGQMDEQFEEVAFGLEKGSISDIVQTSEGYHIIKVTDKVPAEEAVFEDVKDEVYATMLEERINEEYASWLAEKQEQYKIEKM; this is encoded by the coding sequence ATGACCGCAAACAAAAGGTTTTTCCGAATGATGACCTTACCCGCTGCATTATTAATGCTGCTAGCCGGATGTGGTGAGAGCAGCGATTATGTGGCGAAGGTTGACGGTGAAAAGATTTTACAAACAGAGCTAGATGACGCATTGCGTGAACAATACGGTACAGAGGTATTAGATACACTAATTACCAATAAAATAGTTGAGCTAGAGGCGAAAAAAGAGGAAGTTTCTGTATCCGAGGACGCTATTCAAGCAGAGTATGATGAGTTAGCGGATTCGTATGGTGGGGAGGAATCGTTACAAGCTGCACTAGAGGCAAATGGACTGACAGAGCAGAGTGTGAAGGATAATATTCGCATGTATCAGCTTACAAAAAATGTTATTGCTGCAAGCATTGACATTTCAGATGAGGAGGTAGCCCAATATTTTGAGGACAATAAGGATAGCTATGGACAAAAGGAAGAAGTCGTAGCCAGTCATATTTTATTGGAGGATGAGGCAACGGCAAAAGATGTGCTAGCAAAAATAAATGCTGGTGAGGATTTTTCGGAGCTAGCAAAAACATATTCAATCGATTCAACAACGAATGAGGATGGCGGGGAAATAGGCTATATTAGCCGTGGACAAATGGATGAGCAGTTTGAGGAAGTCGCATTTGGTCTTGAAAAAGGTAGCATCAGTGACATCGTTCAAACATCAGAAGGCTATCACATCATTAAAGTAACCGATAAAGTACCAGCAGAAGAGGCAGTATTCGAGGATGTAAAGGATGAAGTTTATGCGACTATGCTTGAAGAGCGTATAAATGAAGAATACGCGTCTTGGTTAGCTGAAAAACAAGAGCAATACAAAATTGAAAAAATGTAA
- a CDS encoding sensor histidine kinase, translated as MFKKNKRISLLNYWTSRYLLTLFVGLAIISFISAAWIRHTTFQNRLEMMEFLADETVYRLTDTSGQNIGPMGSIPGFIGNRDRFTMREIDPILYVVDTEGNIVSSNRPAPPGSAKNVANLLDGEEGTKKITVTNEGQESVQYVVKKKLENNNKVVGWVLVLEKKENLTRVNQAYGQLALLIGALAVLGWCAIYSLSKRLAHPIKQVAEAAKQVQEGNYTFDLPQNNKEEEIYELVTSFKEMANKLEQLEKTRTELLAGVTHELKTPVTSISGLLQAVKDGVVRGQDASEFIQMALVETTKMKTMVGDLLAFNQFAVDAIPVKVENINVNQLIRDAVAQWEVMQDDETVKIQMDFLVKSVDVQADVVRTQQIVTNLLTNAKQAMQGGIVTITLMEKEDAVLINVSDTGRGIAQEEQAFIFERFYRGENKKYAVRGLGLGLSLSKMMAQSIGGDLRLIDSNSSGTCFEITLKKATTL; from the coding sequence GTGTTCAAAAAAAATAAGCGAATATCTTTACTGAACTACTGGACAAGCCGCTATTTATTAACGCTCTTTGTAGGCCTAGCTATTATCTCTTTTATTTCTGCGGCATGGATTCGTCATACGACGTTTCAAAATCGACTGGAGATGATGGAGTTTTTAGCAGATGAGACTGTATATCGCCTAACAGATACTTCAGGTCAAAATATTGGACCTATGGGTAGTATTCCAGGTTTTATCGGAAATCGTGATCGGTTTACTATGAGAGAAATTGATCCCATTTTATATGTTGTAGATACGGAAGGCAATATAGTAAGTAGCAATCGACCGGCGCCGCCAGGTAGTGCAAAAAACGTTGCAAACTTGCTGGATGGTGAAGAAGGGACAAAGAAAATAACTGTAACGAATGAGGGACAAGAGTCAGTTCAATATGTCGTAAAAAAGAAACTCGAAAATAACAATAAAGTAGTTGGCTGGGTGCTTGTCTTAGAGAAAAAGGAGAATTTAACGAGGGTTAATCAAGCATATGGGCAGTTGGCATTACTAATCGGAGCACTTGCTGTATTAGGCTGGTGTGCTATTTATTCTTTATCAAAACGTTTAGCACATCCAATAAAACAAGTTGCCGAAGCGGCAAAGCAAGTGCAGGAGGGGAACTATACATTTGATTTGCCTCAAAATAATAAGGAAGAAGAAATTTATGAGCTCGTTACATCCTTTAAGGAAATGGCGAATAAGCTAGAACAATTAGAAAAGACTCGAACAGAATTATTAGCAGGCGTCACCCACGAACTAAAAACACCAGTCACATCTATTAGTGGATTATTGCAGGCAGTGAAAGATGGTGTTGTTAGGGGCCAGGACGCTAGTGAATTTATTCAAATGGCACTAGTAGAAACGACGAAAATGAAAACAATGGTTGGCGACTTGCTAGCTTTTAATCAGTTTGCGGTAGATGCAATTCCGGTAAAGGTTGAAAATATAAATGTTAACCAGCTAATACGTGATGCCGTCGCACAATGGGAAGTAATGCAGGATGACGAAACTGTAAAAATACAAATGGACTTTCTCGTAAAATCGGTTGATGTACAGGCTGATGTAGTAAGGACGCAGCAAATAGTGACGAATCTATTGACGAATGCAAAGCAGGCCATGCAGGGGGGGATCGTTACCATAACGCTGATGGAAAAAGAGGATGCTGTCTTAATTAATGTAAGCGACACAGGACGTGGCATTGCTCAAGAAGAACAGGCATTTATCTTTGAACGTTTTTATAGAGGAGAAAATAAAAAATATGCGGTCCGTGGCTTAGGCTTAGGATTATCACTTAGTAAAATGATGGCACAGTCAATAGGTGGTGATTTACGATTAATTGACAGTAATTCATCAGGGACATGCTTTGAAATAACACTGAAAAAGGCTACTACGCTATAA
- a CDS encoding response regulator transcription factor produces MAKILVVEDEYAISQVLKAYLKKIGYDVMQCFNGGQALDIFQEVQPDLVLLDIMLPEKNGWLILKEIREISSCPVIMLTALGDVNYRLEGFDQGADDYIAKPFIADEVVARVKAVLRRAEGNRESSEIKRFGGLEIDMKAHRVLLKGEEIVLTPRDLSVLLFLAEHPNQTFTREQLIDQVWGWEYEGSDRAVDLAMKRLRKALKEWDEEEGEIKTLRGLGYQLSVQKK; encoded by the coding sequence ATGGCAAAAATATTAGTAGTAGAAGACGAATATGCAATTAGCCAAGTTTTGAAGGCATATTTGAAAAAAATAGGCTATGATGTTATGCAATGTTTTAATGGCGGGCAGGCATTGGATATATTTCAAGAGGTGCAGCCTGATTTAGTATTACTTGATATCATGTTACCAGAGAAAAACGGTTGGTTAATTTTAAAGGAAATTAGAGAAATTAGTTCTTGTCCAGTTATTATGCTAACGGCGTTAGGTGATGTGAATTATCGTTTAGAGGGCTTCGACCAAGGAGCAGACGATTATATTGCAAAACCATTTATAGCTGACGAGGTAGTGGCAAGAGTAAAGGCAGTTTTAAGGCGCGCTGAAGGAAATCGTGAATCTTCAGAAATAAAACGCTTTGGTGGGCTAGAGATTGATATGAAAGCCCATCGAGTGCTACTTAAGGGAGAGGAAATAGTCTTAACTCCTAGAGATTTATCAGTGCTTTTATTTTTGGCCGAACATCCAAACCAAACATTTACACGTGAGCAACTTATAGATCAAGTTTGGGGCTGGGAGTATGAAGGTAGTGATAGAGCGGTAGATTTAGCAATGAAGCGACTACGAAAGGCACTTAAGGAATGGGATGAGGAAGAGGGAGAAATAAAGACACTACGTGGATTGGGGTATCAGCTAAGTGTTCAAAAAAAATAA
- a CDS encoding heme oxygenase encodes MIIVTNRIQVKPGFATKMAPNFTKPGPLQQFEGFHKVEVLVSTDDPTYDEMSVNMYWESMEHFQAWRNSDAFAAAHHRPEPGSEGAKPENSPMIGSKIVIAELASSIEASR; translated from the coding sequence ATGATTATTGTTACAAATCGTATTCAAGTCAAACCCGGCTTTGCTACAAAAATGGCACCGAACTTTACAAAGCCAGGACCTCTACAGCAGTTCGAAGGCTTCCATAAAGTAGAGGTGTTAGTTTCAACTGATGATCCGACTTATGACGAAATGAGCGTCAATATGTACTGGGAGTCCATGGAACATTTCCAAGCTTGGCGTAATAGCGATGCATTCGCTGCGGCACATCACCGACCAGAACCAGGCTCTGAGGGAGCAAAACCTGAAAATAGTCCAATGATAGGTAGCAAAATAGTTATAGCTGAATTGGCTTCTTCAATTGAAGCATCACGCTAA
- a CDS encoding YeiH family protein: MDNGQHRLKSFLTPAFMKGILLTLIIALMAKYISTFPFFSILGQLVIAIILGMAWRATFKVQDSWQTGITFSSKKLLRLGIILLGMRLNLADIYNAGASVFLIAFINLVFALVVVYGLTKVFHVDKKLGILTACGTAICGAAAVVAIAPQIKANEKETAVGAAIVALLGTVFTLVYTVLYSVFNLTPTEYGIFAGGTLHEIAHVIAAASAGGNEAIDIAVIVKLTRVALLVPVAIVIGILYRKTDKGQDKEGFSLSIIPWFILGFLAMSAINSLGIVPANVAQTFVNIAYILIGMAMAGLGLNVEIKTFKQLGVKAFIAGLIGSVCLSILGYVLVIFM, encoded by the coding sequence ATGGATAATGGACAGCATAGGTTAAAAAGTTTCCTGACCCCAGCGTTTATGAAGGGGATATTGTTGACACTTATTATTGCCTTAATGGCAAAGTATATTTCGACATTTCCGTTCTTCTCAATATTGGGGCAGCTTGTCATTGCCATTATATTAGGTATGGCTTGGAGAGCAACCTTTAAGGTACAGGATTCATGGCAAACAGGCATAACATTTTCAAGTAAAAAATTATTACGCCTCGGCATTATTTTACTGGGTATGCGCTTAAATTTAGCGGATATTTATAATGCTGGAGCGAGTGTCTTTCTTATTGCATTTATTAATCTGGTATTTGCTTTAGTGGTTGTATATGGCTTAACGAAGGTGTTTCATGTTGATAAGAAGCTAGGCATATTAACAGCTTGTGGCACAGCCATTTGTGGAGCGGCTGCTGTTGTCGCTATTGCTCCTCAAATTAAAGCAAACGAAAAAGAAACGGCAGTGGGCGCAGCGATAGTCGCATTACTAGGGACTGTATTCACATTAGTCTACACGGTGTTATACTCAGTATTTAACTTAACTCCTACTGAATATGGTATTTTCGCCGGGGGCACGCTACATGAAATTGCTCATGTTATTGCAGCAGCCTCAGCGGGTGGAAATGAAGCTATTGACATAGCGGTTATTGTAAAACTAACACGTGTTGCATTGCTTGTACCGGTAGCCATTGTCATCGGTATTTTATATCGAAAAACGGATAAGGGGCAGGATAAAGAAGGATTTTCACTGTCAATAATTCCTTGGTTTATTCTTGGGTTTTTAGCGATGAGTGCTATTAATTCGTTAGGGATTGTACCAGCTAATGTAGCGCAAACATTTGTAAATATCGCTTATATTTTAATTGGGATGGCGATGGCTGGACTAGGTTTAAATGTAGAGATAAAAACATTTAAACAATTAGGCGTAAAAGCGTTTATTGCCGGACTTATCGGTTCGGTTTGCTTATCAATACTTGGATATGTTTTAGTTATTTTCATGTGA
- a CDS encoding LysR family transcriptional regulator, whose protein sequence is MQYDALKTFITLVEVNNFTKASEILHISQPSVSLHIKNLEQEFQTTLFIRSPKSVQITPTGEILYKRAKQMMAIAESAKEDILAYHHEIQGTLVIGASFTIGEYILPPIIASLQQQFPQLELQVIIGNTKEIIQYTKLLQVDIGLIEGQAHDNELIIKPFMQDELFIVSASNHPLVRKSAITVTDLQQQNWVAREEGSGTRYYLDHLFRANGLQVHSLLTISSNQGVKESVIQGLGLSLLSASVIERELKNDDIKILPLEEQHFIRTFSYLYSPTMKNKRNVDTLIEALLKKA, encoded by the coding sequence ATGCAATATGATGCTTTAAAAACATTCATCACACTGGTGGAGGTCAATAATTTTACGAAAGCCTCGGAAATACTTCATATTTCACAGCCAAGTGTCAGTTTACACATAAAAAACTTGGAGCAAGAATTCCAAACGACCTTATTTATCCGTTCACCAAAATCTGTACAAATTACACCAACTGGGGAAATTTTGTATAAACGAGCTAAGCAAATGATGGCAATTGCAGAGTCGGCAAAGGAAGATATTTTAGCCTACCATCATGAAATTCAAGGTACACTCGTTATTGGCGCTAGTTTTACAATTGGCGAATATATTTTGCCACCTATAATAGCGAGTCTTCAACAACAATTCCCTCAGCTTGAGCTCCAAGTTATTATTGGCAATACGAAAGAAATCATTCAATATACAAAATTGTTACAGGTCGATATTGGCCTTATTGAAGGACAAGCACACGACAATGAACTTATTATTAAACCGTTTATGCAGGATGAGCTATTTATTGTCAGTGCGAGCAATCATCCACTTGTAAGGAAGTCGGCTATTACCGTTACGGATTTGCAGCAGCAAAATTGGGTTGCACGTGAAGAAGGCTCTGGCACTCGATATTATTTAGATCATTTATTTAGAGCAAATGGGCTCCAAGTGCATTCACTTCTTACCATTAGTAGCAATCAAGGTGTGAAAGAGAGCGTTATTCAAGGGCTTGGACTTTCATTACTGTCTGCCAGTGTCATTGAGCGTGAATTAAAAAATGACGATATAAAAATTTTGCCTCTCGAGGAACAGCATTTTATACGAACATTTTCTTATCTGTACTCACCTACAATGAAAAATAAACGCAATGTTGATACCCTTATAGAAGCACTATTAAAAAAAGCTTAG
- a CDS encoding LysR family transcriptional regulator: protein MIGKLDLYRVFCVVAKNNSFSRAAKDLYMTQPAVSQAMMQLEKELGTRLFNRTPKGVTLTTEGSLLYEYTNSALGLLDAGEEKLLEFKNLTTGQLKLGVGDTISRFFLMPYLEAFHTMYPNIKLQMLNGTTSEICNFIKSGEVDIGLCNFPIEDQTLQLTACTEVQDIFVCGEKYKTLASKSLSFEDLLKFPLVFLEKKSNSRKYVEDYLFTRGIHIEPEFELGSHDLVLEFARSNLGIACVTKEFSMDYLQRGLLYELTLTECIPTRSIGMCYLKSVPLSRAALKFVEIIEHKQERKRLNPRIIK from the coding sequence ATGATAGGGAAATTAGATTTATATCGTGTTTTTTGTGTTGTTGCTAAAAATAATAGCTTTTCAAGGGCTGCTAAAGATTTATATATGACTCAACCAGCTGTTAGTCAAGCCATGATGCAATTAGAAAAGGAGCTCGGTACACGTCTCTTTAATCGCACACCTAAAGGGGTAACGTTAACAACGGAGGGTAGCCTTCTATATGAGTATACGAATTCAGCATTAGGTCTTTTAGATGCTGGTGAAGAGAAGTTGCTAGAATTTAAAAATCTAACAACAGGTCAGTTGAAGCTAGGGGTAGGGGACACTATTTCTCGTTTTTTTTTAATGCCTTATCTAGAGGCGTTTCATACAATGTATCCCAATATAAAATTACAAATGTTAAATGGAACGACTTCGGAGATTTGTAACTTTATTAAATCTGGTGAGGTCGATATAGGACTTTGTAATTTTCCAATAGAAGATCAGACATTACAGTTAACAGCTTGCACAGAGGTTCAAGATATTTTTGTATGTGGTGAGAAGTACAAAACGTTGGCATCAAAAAGTTTAAGCTTCGAGGATCTGTTAAAGTTTCCACTTGTTTTTTTAGAAAAAAAATCAAATTCAAGAAAGTATGTAGAAGATTATTTATTTACAAGAGGAATCCACATTGAACCTGAGTTTGAGCTTGGCTCACATGATCTAGTACTGGAGTTTGCACGCAGTAATTTAGGAATTGCTTGTGTAACGAAAGAATTTTCTATGGATTATTTACAGCGAGGACTTCTTTATGAGCTAACATTAACAGAATGTATACCGACACGAAGCATTGGCATGTGTTATTTGAAAAGTGTACCTTTATCTCGAGCAGCGTTGAAATTTGTAGAAATCATTGAGCATAAGCAGGAGCGTAAACGTCTAAATCCAAGAATTATAAAGTGA
- a CDS encoding coenzyme F420-0:L-glutamate ligase, translated as MERVVGTVVRGLRGPIINEGDNIEQIVVDTALNAAKTEGYSIEDRDIVTVTESVVARAQGNYASIDDIAADVAAKFGDDTVGVIFPILSRNRFANCLRGIAKGVKKVVLMLSYPSDEVGNHLVDIDELDVKGINPWTDTLTEVEFREHFGYQKHTFTGVDYIEYYKELIEAEGATCEVIFSNNPKTILDYTKSVLTCDIHTRLRTKRILTANGAEKVYSLDNILAVSNNGSGFNAEYGLLGSNKATEDSVKLFPHTCQPIVDGIQAKIKEATGKTVEVMIYGDGAFKDPVGKIWELADPVVSPAYTTGLDGTPNEVKLKYLADNDFAELRGEELKAAISEYIQNKDEDLTGQMAAQGTTPRRLTDLIGSLSDLTSGSGDKGTPMIYIQGYFDNYTK; from the coding sequence TTGGAACGTGTAGTTGGTACAGTAGTAAGAGGTCTTCGTGGTCCAATTATTAATGAAGGCGATAATATTGAGCAAATCGTTGTTGATACGGCATTAAATGCAGCAAAGACTGAAGGCTATTCAATTGAGGATCGTGACATTGTCACAGTAACAGAATCCGTCGTAGCGCGTGCACAAGGTAACTATGCATCCATCGATGATATCGCAGCGGACGTAGCTGCTAAATTTGGTGACGATACTGTTGGTGTTATTTTCCCAATTCTAAGCCGTAATCGTTTCGCTAACTGCTTACGTGGTATTGCTAAAGGCGTGAAGAAAGTTGTTCTTATGCTAAGCTATCCATCTGATGAGGTTGGGAATCACCTAGTTGATATCGATGAGCTAGATGTAAAAGGTATTAATCCTTGGACAGATACTCTAACTGAGGTTGAATTCCGTGAGCATTTTGGCTACCAAAAACACACATTTACAGGTGTAGATTATATTGAATATTATAAAGAACTAATCGAAGCTGAAGGCGCTACTTGTGAAGTTATCTTTTCAAATAACCCAAAAACAATTTTAGACTATACGAAGAGTGTTTTAACTTGTGATATTCATACACGCTTACGTACAAAACGTATTTTAACGGCAAATGGTGCTGAAAAAGTATACAGTCTTGATAATATTTTAGCTGTATCTAATAACGGTTCTGGCTTTAATGCGGAATATGGTCTACTTGGTTCAAATAAAGCAACTGAAGATAGCGTAAAATTATTCCCACACACTTGCCAACCGATTGTTGATGGCATCCAAGCAAAAATCAAAGAAGCTACTGGTAAAACAGTTGAAGTAATGATTTACGGTGATGGTGCATTTAAAGATCCTGTAGGTAAAATTTGGGAGTTGGCTGACCCTGTTGTTTCTCCAGCTTACACTACTGGATTAGATGGCACGCCAAACGAAGTAAAACTAAAATACTTAGCAGATAATGATTTTGCGGAGCTTCGAGGCGAAGAATTAAAAGCAGCAATTTCTGAGTACATCCAAAACAAAGATGAAGATTTAACTGGTCAAATGGCTGCTCAAGGTACAACACCTCGTCGCTTAACAGACCTAATTGGTTCTCTTTCAGACTTAACTTCAGGTTCAGGTGACAAAGGAACACCAATGATTTATATTCAAGGTTATTTCGATAACTATACGAAATAA
- a CDS encoding RNA ligase family protein, with the protein MTNLMKYPRSFHLPWSRGYTHDDKVAKNVDHFIGKEVVVTEKLDGEGTTLYRNYMHARSLSSGDHPSRHWVKTFHATFAFQIPEEWRLCGENVYAKHSIYYNELTSYFYLFSIWNEKNICLSWDETVDYAAKLGVETAPVLYRGIFDEEKIKKTFTGNSLLGGEQEGYVIRNAAAFHYDDFQYNLGKFVRQNHVRTSEHWLNEELIPNQLK; encoded by the coding sequence ATGACCAATTTGATGAAATATCCAAGAAGCTTTCATTTGCCGTGGAGTAGAGGGTATACACATGATGATAAGGTTGCTAAAAATGTTGATCATTTTATTGGAAAAGAGGTTGTTGTAACCGAAAAATTAGATGGTGAAGGAACAACACTTTATCGAAACTATATGCATGCTAGAAGCTTAAGTTCAGGAGATCATCCATCTAGGCACTGGGTAAAAACGTTTCATGCTACATTTGCATTTCAAATTCCAGAAGAGTGGAGATTATGTGGTGAAAATGTTTATGCCAAACATTCCATTTACTACAATGAGTTAACTAGTTATTTTTATTTATTCAGTATTTGGAATGAGAAAAATATTTGTTTAAGCTGGGATGAAACAGTCGACTATGCAGCTAAACTAGGGGTTGAAACGGCACCTGTATTATATAGAGGCATTTTCGATGAAGAAAAAATAAAGAAGACTTTTACAGGAAATTCACTCCTTGGGGGCGAGCAGGAAGGTTATGTTATTAGAAATGCGGCTGCCTTCCATTATGATGATTTTCAATATAACCTAGGGAAATTTGTTAGACAGAATCATGTTCGAACAAGCGAACATTGGTTAAATGAAGAATTGATTCCTAATCAACTGAAATAA
- a CDS encoding AAA family ATPase has protein sequence MKVIFTVGLPGSGKSTFVKELAKRENALILSSDAIRQELFGDATRQQSRIVFRVLYERLNERVANGQSVIVDATNIERERRVFALGKLPSNVKAICYYFDTPYTLCVTRNQQRKRKVPLVIMEKMRKNLEFPIMGEGFEEVHIVHEANPYEISKDQFISLIQSQPTYEELFQKLRSVQLFKEIYQFNQENPYHQFLLCQHTYFVYEYMNEYYMESDKLALQIAALFHDVGKPFCKKYKELQQRYGYYGHENVSAQMVCHFLLELGFEEDFVLKVVKLVQFHMLIQYGGDKGSSEIYHLLDGDLLTKLYFFREADQFAK, from the coding sequence ATGAAGGTGATATTTACAGTTGGACTACCTGGAAGTGGCAAGAGCACGTTTGTTAAGGAGCTAGCAAAACGCGAAAATGCGCTAATTCTTTCAAGTGATGCCATACGTCAAGAGTTATTTGGTGACGCTACAAGGCAGCAATCACGAATAGTATTCCGTGTTTTGTATGAACGTTTGAATGAACGTGTGGCCAATGGTCAATCCGTTATTGTCGATGCGACAAATATTGAACGGGAACGTAGAGTATTTGCACTAGGTAAATTGCCTAGTAATGTGAAAGCCATATGCTATTATTTTGATACACCTTACACATTGTGTGTAACAAGAAATCAACAAAGAAAGAGGAAAGTTCCATTAGTGATAATGGAAAAAATGAGAAAGAATTTAGAGTTTCCGATAATGGGAGAAGGATTTGAAGAGGTTCATATTGTACATGAAGCGAATCCGTATGAAATCTCGAAAGATCAATTTATTTCCCTTATCCAAAGTCAACCCACATATGAGGAGCTTTTTCAAAAGCTAAGATCAGTCCAACTATTTAAAGAGATTTATCAATTTAATCAAGAAAATCCATACCATCAATTTTTACTTTGCCAGCATACGTATTTTGTTTATGAATATATGAACGAATACTATATGGAAAGTGACAAGCTAGCATTACAAATAGCTGCTTTATTCCATGATGTAGGCAAACCATTTTGTAAAAAATATAAAGAATTACAACAAAGATATGGATATTATGGACATGAAAATGTATCTGCTCAAATGGTCTGTCATTTTTTATTAGAGCTAGGCTTTGAAGAAGACTTTGTTTTAAAGGTTGTTAAGTTAGTACAATTTCATATGTTAATTCAATACGGGGGCGATAAGGGATCAAGTGAGATTTATCATTTATTAGATGGTGACTTATTAACAAAGCTTTATTTCTTTCGTGAAGCAGATCAATTTGCCAAATAA